From Kineosporia succinea, the proteins below share one genomic window:
- the rplJ gene encoding 50S ribosomal protein L10 gives MARADKAATIAELTEKFRGSNAAVLTEYRGLTVSQLTQLRKSIAEHATYTVTKNTLTKLAAQNAGITAFDGELAGPSAVAFVTGDAVEVAKSLRDFSKANPALVVKGGFLDGNPLTADEVRKLADLESREVLLAKMAGAMKASLTKAAVLFQAPLSKTVRTVEALREKQAAGAPAAAESEPAAETVEA, from the coding sequence ATGGCACGGGCAGACAAGGCTGCGACGATCGCAGAACTCACCGAGAAGTTCCGCGGTTCCAACGCCGCGGTCCTGACCGAGTACCGAGGACTGACCGTCTCCCAGCTCACGCAGCTGCGTAAGAGCATTGCGGAGCACGCGACCTACACGGTCACCAAGAACACGCTGACGAAGCTGGCCGCGCAGAACGCCGGGATCACCGCGTTCGACGGTGAGCTGGCCGGTCCGAGCGCGGTCGCGTTCGTCACCGGTGACGCGGTCGAGGTGGCCAAGAGCCTGCGTGACTTCTCGAAGGCGAACCCGGCGCTCGTCGTCAAGGGCGGTTTCCTCGACGGCAACCCGCTCACCGCCGACGAGGTGCGCAAGCTCGCCGACCTGGAGTCCCGCGAGGTCCTGCTGGCCAAGATGGCCGGCGCGATGAAGGCGTCCCTCACCAAGGCCGCCGTCCTCTTCCAGGCCCCGCTCTCCAAGACGGTCCGCACCGTCGAGGCCCTGCGCGAGAAGCAGGCCGCCGGTGCTCCGGCCGCGGCCGAGAGCGAGCCCGCGGCCGAGACCGTGGAGGCCTGA
- the rplL gene encoding 50S ribosomal protein L7/L12: MAKLSTDELLDAFKELTLIELSEFVKAFEETFDVTAAAPVAVAAAGGGAAPAEAEAEKDEFDVVLESAGDKKIQVIKEVRGLTSLGLKEAKDLVDSAPKALLEKVNKETAEKAKAALEGAGATVTLK; encoded by the coding sequence ATGGCGAAGCTCAGCACCGACGAACTGCTCGACGCCTTCAAGGAACTGACCCTGATCGAGCTCTCCGAGTTCGTGAAGGCCTTCGAGGAGACCTTCGACGTCACCGCGGCCGCCCCGGTCGCCGTGGCCGCTGCGGGTGGCGGCGCCGCCCCGGCCGAGGCCGAGGCCGAGAAGGACGAGTTCGACGTCGTCCTCGAGTCTGCCGGTGACAAGAAGATCCAGGTCATCAAGGAGGTCCGTGGCCTCACGAGCCTGGGCCTGAAGGAAGCCAAGGACCTCGTCGACAGCGCCCCGAAGGCTCTGCTCGAGAAGGTCAACAAGGAGACGGCCGAGAAGGCCAAGGCGGCCCTCGAGGGCGCCGGCGCCACCGTCACCCTCAAGTGA
- the rpoB gene encoding DNA-directed RNA polymerase subunit beta — translation MAASRTAFSGSTTPSGRISFAKIHEPLEVPNLLALQTEAFDWLLGNDKWQGRVQAAIDGGNQAVPTTSGLEEIFEEISPIEDFSGSMSLSFRDHRFEPPKYSIDECKERDMTYSAPLFVTAEFMNTTTGEIKSQTVFMGDFPLMTERGTFVINGTERVVVSQLVRSPGVYFERSIDKTSDKDIYTAKVIPSRGAWLEFEIDKRDMVGVRIDRKRKQSVTVLLKALGWSEAQILEEFGEVDSIRQTLEKDHTASTDEALLDIYRKLRPGEPPTREAAQTLLENLYFNPKRYDLAKVGRYKINKKLGESLPLTDSVLTVDDIIAAIRFLVTLHAGGSTMPGTKNGDPIDLVVEVDDIDHFGNRRLRTVGELIQNQVRTGLSRMERVVRERMTTQDVEAITPQTLINIRPVVASIKEFFGTSQLSQFMDQNNPLAGLTHKRRLSALGPGGLSRERAGFEVRDVHTSHYGRMCPIETPEGPNIGLIGSLATYARINPFGFVETPYRKARGGVVLDEIDYLTADEEDHVIVAQANAPLTEDGHFAEENVLARSKDGEAELVPAGEIDYMDVSARQMVSVATALIPFLEHDDANRALMGSNMQRQAVPLVKSEAPLVGTGMEFRAAVDAGDVVVAHTAGVVTELSAEAVTTMNDDGSYTTYKIAKFRRSNQGTSYNQRVLVDEGDRLEVGSVIADGPATDMGEMALGKNLLVAFMSWEGHNYEDAIILSQRLVQDDVLSSIHIEEHEVDARDTKLGPEEITRDIPNVAEEVLADLDERGIIRIGAEVVPGDILVGKVTPKGETELTPEERLLRAIFGEKAREVRDTSLKVPHGETGTVIGVKVFDREDGDELPPGVNQLVRVYVAQKRKITDGDKLAGRHGNKGVISKILPVEDMPFLEDGTPVDIVLNPLGVPSRMNVGQVLETHLGWVASRGWEIEGEPDWAKLITPDRRQAEPNTRVASPVFDGVREEEIIGLLDSTRKTRDGVRLIDGSGKATIFDGRTGEKLPMPVSVGYMYILKLHHLVDDKIHARSTGPYSMITQQPLGGKAQFGGQRFGEMEVWALEAYGASYALQELLTIKSDDVVGRVKVYEAIVKGENIPEPGIPESFKVLIKEMQSLCLNVEVLSSDGTSIEMRDSDEDVFRAAEELGIDLSRREPSSVEEV, via the coding sequence TTGGCTGCCTCGCGCACCGCGTTCAGTGGCTCGACTACCCCGTCCGGCCGTATCTCTTTCGCCAAGATCCATGAACCGCTTGAGGTTCCGAACCTCCTGGCATTGCAGACCGAAGCCTTTGACTGGCTCCTCGGCAACGACAAGTGGCAGGGCCGTGTTCAGGCCGCCATCGACGGAGGCAACCAGGCCGTCCCGACCACCTCTGGTCTTGAGGAGATCTTCGAGGAGATCTCCCCGATCGAGGACTTCTCCGGATCGATGAGCCTGTCGTTCCGTGACCACCGCTTCGAACCGCCCAAGTACTCGATCGACGAGTGCAAGGAGCGGGACATGACGTACTCGGCCCCGCTCTTCGTGACGGCCGAGTTCATGAACACCACCACCGGTGAGATCAAGAGCCAGACCGTGTTCATGGGCGATTTCCCGCTCATGACCGAGCGCGGCACGTTCGTGATCAACGGCACCGAGCGTGTGGTCGTCTCCCAGCTGGTGCGTTCGCCGGGCGTGTACTTCGAGCGCTCGATCGACAAGACGTCCGACAAGGACATCTACACCGCCAAGGTGATCCCGTCGCGCGGTGCGTGGCTGGAGTTCGAGATCGACAAGCGCGACATGGTCGGTGTCCGCATCGACCGTAAGCGCAAGCAGTCCGTCACCGTGCTGCTCAAGGCGCTGGGCTGGTCCGAGGCGCAGATCCTCGAGGAGTTCGGCGAGGTCGACTCGATCCGCCAGACGCTGGAGAAAGACCACACCGCCAGCACCGACGAGGCGCTGCTCGACATCTACCGCAAGCTGCGCCCGGGCGAGCCGCCGACGCGCGAGGCCGCGCAGACGCTTCTGGAGAACCTGTACTTCAACCCGAAGCGCTACGACCTGGCCAAGGTCGGCCGGTACAAGATCAACAAGAAGCTGGGCGAGAGCCTGCCGCTGACCGACAGCGTGCTGACGGTCGACGACATCATCGCCGCCATCCGCTTCCTGGTGACCCTGCACGCCGGTGGCAGCACCATGCCGGGCACCAAGAACGGTGACCCGATCGACCTGGTGGTCGAGGTCGACGACATCGACCACTTCGGTAACCGTCGTCTGCGCACGGTCGGTGAGCTCATCCAGAACCAGGTCCGTACCGGCCTGTCCCGGATGGAGCGTGTCGTGCGCGAGCGCATGACCACCCAGGACGTCGAGGCGATCACCCCGCAGACCCTGATCAACATCCGCCCCGTGGTGGCGTCGATCAAGGAGTTCTTCGGAACGTCCCAGCTGTCGCAGTTCATGGACCAGAACAACCCGCTCGCGGGTCTGACCCACAAGCGCCGCCTGTCGGCGCTGGGTCCGGGTGGTCTGTCCCGTGAGCGCGCCGGCTTCGAGGTCCGTGACGTCCACACCTCGCACTACGGCCGGATGTGCCCGATCGAGACCCCGGAAGGCCCGAACATCGGCCTGATCGGCTCGCTCGCCACCTACGCGCGCATCAACCCGTTCGGCTTCGTCGAGACGCCCTACCGCAAGGCTCGCGGCGGCGTCGTCCTCGACGAGATCGACTACCTGACGGCCGACGAGGAAGACCACGTCATCGTCGCCCAGGCGAACGCCCCTCTCACCGAGGACGGCCACTTCGCCGAGGAGAACGTCCTGGCCCGGTCGAAGGACGGCGAGGCCGAGCTGGTCCCCGCCGGCGAGATCGACTACATGGACGTCTCGGCGCGCCAGATGGTGTCGGTCGCCACCGCGCTGATCCCGTTCCTCGAGCACGACGACGCCAACCGCGCCCTGATGGGCTCGAACATGCAGCGTCAGGCCGTCCCGCTGGTGAAGTCCGAGGCGCCCCTCGTCGGTACCGGCATGGAGTTCCGTGCCGCTGTCGACGCCGGTGACGTGGTCGTGGCCCACACCGCGGGTGTCGTCACCGAGCTGTCGGCCGAGGCCGTCACCACGATGAACGACGACGGCAGCTACACCACCTACAAGATCGCCAAGTTCCGCCGCTCCAACCAGGGCACGTCCTACAACCAGCGCGTGCTGGTCGACGAGGGCGACCGCCTGGAGGTCGGCTCGGTCATCGCCGACGGCCCGGCGACGGACATGGGCGAGATGGCGCTCGGCAAGAACCTGCTCGTCGCGTTCATGTCGTGGGAGGGCCACAACTACGAGGACGCGATCATCCTCTCCCAGCGTCTGGTGCAGGACGACGTCCTCTCCTCGATCCACATCGAGGAGCACGAGGTCGACGCCCGTGACACCAAGCTGGGCCCGGAGGAGATCACCCGCGACATCCCGAACGTCGCCGAGGAGGTCCTCGCCGACCTCGACGAGCGCGGCATCATCCGCATCGGTGCCGAGGTCGTCCCGGGCGACATCCTGGTCGGCAAGGTCACGCCCAAGGGCGAGACCGAGCTGACCCCGGAAGAGCGTCTGCTCCGCGCGATCTTCGGTGAGAAGGCGCGCGAGGTCCGTGACACCTCGCTGAAGGTCCCCCACGGCGAGACCGGCACGGTCATCGGCGTCAAGGTCTTCGACCGCGAGGACGGCGACGAGCTGCCCCCCGGCGTCAACCAGCTGGTGCGCGTGTACGTGGCGCAGAAGCGCAAGATCACCGATGGTGACAAGCTCGCCGGCCGTCACGGCAACAAGGGCGTCATCTCGAAGATCCTGCCGGTCGAGGACATGCCGTTCCTCGAAGACGGCACGCCGGTCGACATCGTGCTCAACCCGCTGGGTGTGCCGAGCCGGATGAACGTCGGCCAGGTGCTCGAGACCCACCTGGGCTGGGTCGCCTCGCGCGGCTGGGAGATCGAGGGCGAGCCCGACTGGGCCAAGCTCATCACCCCCGACCGCCGTCAGGCGGAGCCCAACACCCGGGTCGCCTCGCCGGTCTTCGACGGTGTGCGGGAGGAGGAGATCATCGGTCTCCTCGACTCCACCCGCAAGACCCGTGACGGCGTGCGCCTGATCGACGGCTCCGGCAAGGCGACCATCTTCGACGGCCGCACCGGCGAGAAGCTGCCGATGCCCGTCTCGGTCGGCTACATGTACATCCTGAAGCTGCACCACCTGGTGGACGACAAGATCCACGCTCGCTCCACCGGCCCGTACTCGATGATCACGCAGCAGCCGCTGGGTGGTAAGGCGCAGTTCGGTGGCCAGCGCTTCGGTGAGATGGAGGTGTGGGCCCTCGAGGCCTACGGCGCCTCCTACGCCCTGCAGGAACTGCTCACGATCAAGTCCGACGACGTGGTGGGTCGCGTCAAGGTCTACGAGGCCATCGTCAAGGGCGAGAACATCCCCGAGCCGGGCATCCCCGAGTCCTTCAAGGTCCTGATCAAGGAGATGCAGTCGCTCTGCCTCAACGTCGAGGTGCTCTCCAGCGACGGCACCTCGATCGAGATGCGTGACTCGGACGAAGACGTGTTCCGCGCCGCCGAGGAGCTGGGCATCGACCTGTCCCGGCGCGAGCCGAGCAGCGTCGAAGAGGTCTGA
- a CDS encoding DNA-directed RNA polymerase subunit beta' — MLDVNFFDELRIGLATAEDIRQWSHGEVKKPETINYRTLKPEKDGLFCEKIFGPTRDWECYCGKYKRVRFKGIICERCGVEVTRAKVRRERMGHIELAAPVTHIWYFKGVPSRLGYLLDLAPKDLEKVIYFAAYMITWVDDENRHRDLPSMEANIEVEKKEIENRRDSDVEARAKRLESDLAELEAEGAKGDVRRKVKESAEREMSQLRKRADAEIDRIQQVWDRFKNLKVQDLEGDEILYREMRDRFGMYFEGGMGAAAIQKRLESFDLNAEADNLRETIATGKGQRKTRALKRLKVVSAFLTTNNSPLGMVLDCVPVIPPDLRPMVQLDGGRFATSDLNDLYRRVINRNNRLKRLLDLGAPEIIVNNEKRMLQEAVDALFDNGRRGRPVTGPGNRPLKSLSDMLKGKQGRFRQNLLGKRVDYSGRSVIVVGPQLKLHQCGLPKQMALELFKPFVMKRLVDLNHAQNIKSAKRMVERARPVVWDVLEEVISEHPVLLNRAPTLHRLGIQAFEPQLVEGKAIQIHPLVCSAFNADFDGDQMAVHLPLSAEAQAEARILMLSSNNILKPADGRPVTMPTQDMIIGLYHLTLDNDESPVGEGRSFSSVSEAQMAFDGGHLHLQAKIKLRFDDIVPPRDWVAPEEWTAGDPVILETSLGRALFNQTLPPDYAFVDSVVGKKELSAIVNDLAERYPKVAVAATLDALKAAGFHWATRSGVTVSISDVVTPSAKAGILDEHEGRAAKVQSQYLRGLITDDERRQELIEIWTQATNKVAKAMEDNLPRTNSIFKMVSSGARGNWMQMRQIAGMRGLVANPKGEIIPRPIKANFREGLSVVEFFISTHGARKGLADTALRTADSGYLTRRLVDVSQDVIIREEDCGTERGLMMPIATTDADGTIRAHDSVENSVYARSLAQDVVVDGETVLAANTDLGDPSIELLLGKGVSEVKVRSVLTCESKVGTCARCYGRSLAAGHLVDIGEAVGIIAAQSIGEPGTQLTMRTFHTGGVAGEDITHGLPRVQELFEARTPKGVAPISEAAGKVRIDDTDRSRKLVVVPDDGSEEVAYPVSKRSRLLIEDGQQVEVGQKLIMGAIDPKQVLRILGPRAVQVHLVDEVQNVYRSQGVGIHDKHIEVIVRQMLKRVTIIESGDAELLPGELVERSRFETENRRVVAENGQPASARPDLMGITKASLATDSWLSAASFQETTRVLTNAAMEGRSDPLLGLKENVILGKLIPAGTGLPRYRNVRVEPTEEAKAAMYAMPGYEEVDYGHFGVGTGQAVPLEEFDLGRYDR; from the coding sequence TTGCTGGACGTGAACTTCTTCGACGAACTGCGTATCGGCCTGGCCACCGCCGAGGACATCCGGCAGTGGTCGCACGGCGAGGTGAAGAAGCCGGAGACCATCAACTACCGCACCCTGAAGCCGGAGAAGGACGGGCTCTTCTGCGAGAAGATCTTCGGCCCCACCCGGGACTGGGAGTGCTACTGCGGCAAGTACAAGCGCGTGCGCTTCAAGGGCATCATCTGCGAGCGCTGTGGTGTCGAGGTCACGCGCGCCAAGGTGCGTCGTGAGCGCATGGGCCACATCGAGCTCGCCGCCCCGGTGACCCACATCTGGTACTTCAAGGGTGTGCCGAGCCGTCTGGGCTACCTGCTCGACCTGGCGCCGAAGGACCTCGAGAAGGTCATCTACTTCGCTGCCTACATGATCACCTGGGTCGACGACGAGAACCGTCACCGCGACCTCCCCTCGATGGAAGCCAACATCGAGGTGGAGAAGAAGGAGATCGAGAACCGCCGCGACTCCGACGTCGAGGCCCGCGCCAAGCGTCTCGAGAGCGACCTGGCCGAGCTCGAGGCCGAGGGCGCCAAGGGCGACGTGCGCCGCAAGGTCAAGGAGTCGGCCGAGCGCGAGATGTCGCAGCTGCGCAAGCGCGCCGACGCCGAGATCGACCGCATCCAGCAGGTCTGGGACCGCTTCAAGAACCTGAAGGTCCAGGACCTCGAGGGTGACGAGATCCTCTACCGCGAGATGCGTGACCGTTTCGGCATGTACTTCGAGGGTGGGATGGGCGCCGCCGCGATCCAGAAGCGGCTGGAGTCCTTCGACCTGAACGCCGAGGCCGACAACCTGCGCGAGACCATCGCGACCGGTAAGGGCCAGCGCAAGACCCGCGCCCTCAAGCGTCTCAAGGTCGTCTCCGCGTTCCTCACCACGAACAACTCGCCCCTGGGCATGGTGCTCGACTGCGTCCCGGTGATCCCGCCGGACCTGCGGCCGATGGTTCAGCTCGACGGTGGCCGCTTCGCCACCTCCGACCTGAACGACCTGTACCGGCGTGTGATCAACCGGAACAACCGCCTCAAGCGTCTTCTCGACCTGGGCGCCCCGGAGATCATCGTCAACAACGAGAAGCGGATGCTGCAGGAGGCCGTCGACGCGCTGTTCGACAACGGCCGCCGCGGCCGGCCGGTCACCGGCCCGGGCAACCGTCCGCTGAAGTCGCTGTCCGACATGCTCAAGGGCAAGCAGGGTCGTTTCCGCCAGAACCTGCTCGGCAAGCGCGTCGACTACTCCGGCCGTTCGGTCATCGTCGTCGGCCCGCAGCTGAAGCTGCACCAGTGCGGTCTGCCCAAGCAGATGGCCCTGGAGCTCTTCAAGCCGTTCGTGATGAAGCGCCTGGTGGACCTGAACCACGCGCAGAACATCAAGTCGGCCAAGCGCATGGTCGAGCGGGCCCGCCCGGTGGTGTGGGACGTCCTCGAAGAGGTCATCTCCGAGCACCCCGTGCTGCTGAACCGCGCGCCCACCCTGCACCGTCTGGGTATCCAGGCGTTCGAGCCGCAGCTGGTCGAGGGCAAGGCCATCCAGATCCACCCGCTGGTCTGCTCGGCCTTCAACGCTGACTTCGACGGCGACCAGATGGCGGTTCACCTGCCGCTGTCCGCCGAGGCGCAGGCCGAGGCCCGCATCCTCATGCTGTCGAGCAACAACATCCTGAAGCCGGCGGACGGCCGCCCGGTGACCATGCCCACCCAGGACATGATCATCGGCCTCTACCACCTGACTCTCGACAACGACGAGAGCCCGGTCGGCGAGGGCCGTTCGTTCAGCTCGGTGTCCGAGGCCCAGATGGCGTTCGACGGCGGGCACCTGCACCTGCAGGCGAAGATCAAGCTGCGCTTCGACGACATCGTGCCGCCGCGTGACTGGGTGGCTCCCGAGGAGTGGACCGCGGGCGACCCGGTCATCCTCGAGACCAGCCTGGGCCGTGCGCTCTTCAACCAGACCCTGCCGCCGGACTACGCGTTCGTCGACTCGGTGGTCGGGAAGAAGGAGCTCTCGGCGATCGTCAACGACCTCGCCGAGCGGTACCCGAAGGTCGCCGTCGCCGCGACGCTGGACGCCCTGAAGGCGGCCGGTTTCCACTGGGCCACCCGCTCGGGTGTCACGGTCTCGATCTCCGACGTGGTGACCCCGTCCGCCAAGGCCGGGATCCTCGACGAGCACGAGGGACGCGCCGCCAAGGTGCAGTCGCAGTACCTGCGCGGTCTGATCACCGACGACGAGCGCCGTCAGGAGCTCATCGAGATCTGGACCCAGGCCACCAACAAGGTCGCCAAGGCGATGGAGGACAACCTCCCCCGCACGAACTCCATCTTCAAGATGGTGTCGTCGGGCGCCCGTGGTAACTGGATGCAGATGCGGCAGATCGCCGGTATGCGTGGCCTGGTGGCCAACCCCAAGGGTGAGATCATCCCTCGGCCGATCAAGGCGAACTTCCGCGAGGGTCTGTCCGTGGTCGAGTTCTTCATCTCGACCCACGGTGCCCGTAAGGGTCTGGCCGACACCGCCCTGCGTACCGCCGACTCGGGTTACCTGACCCGTCGTCTGGTGGACGTCTCGCAGGACGTGATCATCCGCGAGGAGGACTGCGGCACCGAGCGCGGTCTGATGATGCCGATCGCGACGACCGACGCGGACGGCACCATCCGGGCTCACGACTCGGTCGAGAACAGCGTCTACGCGCGGTCTCTCGCCCAGGACGTGGTGGTCGACGGCGAGACCGTCCTGGCCGCCAACACCGACCTGGGTGACCCGAGCATCGAGCTGCTGCTCGGCAAGGGTGTCTCCGAGGTCAAGGTGCGCTCCGTGCTCACCTGCGAGTCCAAGGTCGGCACCTGCGCCCGCTGCTACGGCCGTTCGCTGGCCGCCGGTCACCTCGTGGACATCGGTGAGGCCGTCGGCATCATCGCGGCCCAGTCGATCGGTGAGCCCGGTACCCAGCTGACCATGCGTACCTTCCACACCGGTGGTGTCGCGGGTGAGGACATCACCCACGGTCTGCCGCGTGTGCAGGAGCTCTTCGAGGCCCGTACCCCGAAGGGTGTGGCCCCGATCTCCGAGGCCGCCGGCAAGGTCCGCATCGACGACACCGACCGCTCGCGCAAGCTCGTGGTCGTGCCGGACGACGGCTCCGAAGAGGTGGCGTACCCGGTCTCGAAGCGGTCCCGCCTCCTGATCGAAGACGGTCAGCAGGTCGAGGTCGGCCAGAAGCTGATCATGGGTGCCATCGACCCGAAGCAGGTGCTGCGCATCCTCGGGCCGCGTGCGGTCCAGGTGCACCTGGTCGACGAGGTGCAGAACGTGTACCGCAGCCAGGGCGTGGGTATCCACGACAAGCACATCGAGGTGATCGTCCGCCAGATGCTGAAGCGGGTCACGATCATCGAGTCCGGCGACGCCGAGCTGCTGCCCGGTGAGCTGGTCGAGCGGTCCCGGTTCGAGACCGAGAACCGCCGGGTCGTCGCCGAGAACGGCCAGCCGGCCTCGGCCCGTCCCGACCTGATGGGTATCACCAAGGCGTCTCTGGCGACCGACTCGTGGCTGTCGGCGGCCTCCTTCCAGGAGACCACCCGCGTCCTCACGAACGCCGCCATGGAGGGCCGCAGCGACCCGCTGCTGGGCCTCAAGGAGAACGTCATCCTCGGTAAGCTCATCCCCGCCGGTACGGGCCTGCCCCGCTACCGCAACGTGCGGGTCGAGCCCACCGAGGAGGCGAAGGCCGCCATGTACGCGATGCCGGGCTACGAAGAGGTCGACTACGGCCACTTCGGTGTCGGCACCGGTCAGGCGGTCCCGCTGGAGGAGTTCGACCTCGGCCGGTACGACCGCTGA
- the rpsL gene encoding 30S ribosomal protein S12 — MPTIQQLVRKGRQDKVSKTKTPALKGSPQRRGVCTRVYTTTPKKPNSALRKVARVKLTSQIEVTAYIPGVGHNLQEHSIVLVRGGRVKDLPGVRYKIIRGSLDTQGVKNRKQARSRYGAKKEKS; from the coding sequence GTGCCCACGATCCAGCAGCTGGTCCGAAAGGGCCGGCAGGACAAGGTCAGCAAGACCAAGACCCCTGCTCTCAAGGGCAGCCCTCAGCGCCGCGGCGTGTGCACGCGTGTGTACACGACCACGCCGAAGAAGCCGAACTCCGCTCTGCGTAAGGTCGCGCGCGTCAAGCTGACCTCCCAGATCGAGGTCACGGCGTACATCCCGGGTGTCGGTCACAACCTGCAGGAGCACTCGATCGTGCTCGTGCGTGGTGGTCGTGTGAAGGACCTTCCCGGTGTCCGTTACAAGATCATCCGCGGTTCGCTCGACACCCAGGGCGTGAAGAACCGTAAGCAGGCTCGCAGCCGTTACGGCGCGAAGAAGGAGAAGAGCTAA
- the rpsG gene encoding 30S ribosomal protein S7, which yields MPRKGPAPKRPLVVDPVYGSPLVTQLVNKILLDGKKSTAEKIVYEALEGCRDKTGNDPVITLKRALDNVKPTLEVRSRRVGGATYQVPVEVKAGRSTTLALRWLVGYSRARREKTMTDRLMNEILDASNGLGAAVKRREDTHKMAESNRAFAHYRW from the coding sequence ATGCCCCGCAAGGGCCCGGCCCCCAAGCGGCCTCTCGTCGTCGACCCGGTTTACGGTTCCCCGCTGGTCACCCAGCTCGTGAACAAGATCCTGCTCGACGGCAAGAAGTCGACCGCTGAGAAGATCGTCTACGAAGCGCTCGAAGGCTGCCGTGACAAGACCGGTAACGACCCGGTCATCACGCTCAAGCGCGCGCTCGACAACGTGAAGCCGACCCTCGAGGTCCGCAGCCGCCGCGTCGGTGGCGCGACCTACCAGGTTCCGGTCGAGGTCAAGGCCGGCCGTTCCACCACGCTGGCCCTGCGCTGGCTCGTGGGCTACTCGCGCGCCCGTCGTGAGAAGACCATGACCGACCGCCTGATGAACGAGATTCTCGACGCCAGCAACGGTCTCGGTGCAGCGGTCAAGCGTCGCGAGGACACCCACAAGATGGCGGAGTCCAACCGCGCGTTCGCTCACTACCGCTGGTAA